In Pseudonocardia cypriaca, a single genomic region encodes these proteins:
- a CDS encoding dienelactone hydrolase family protein, producing MVEVLLFHHVQGLTPGVVELADRLRAAGHTVHTPDLYGGRTFPSIEEGAAFSQGEVAPDFAALANAAAADLPSTLVYAGISWGVVQAQRLAQTRTGAAGAILMESCLPITGEWAVGPWPEGVPVQIHGMDADEYFAGEGDIDAAREIVDEVGAAAELYLYRGDEHLFEDSSLASYDAAATTLLTERIVEFLGRI from the coding sequence ATGGTCGAAGTCCTGCTGTTCCACCACGTCCAGGGACTCACGCCCGGTGTCGTCGAGCTCGCCGACCGTCTCCGCGCCGCCGGTCACACCGTCCACACCCCCGATCTCTACGGCGGCCGCACCTTCCCCTCGATCGAGGAGGGCGCGGCGTTCAGCCAGGGCGAGGTGGCGCCGGACTTCGCCGCGCTGGCCAACGCCGCAGCCGCCGACCTCCCGTCCACGCTCGTCTACGCCGGAATCTCCTGGGGGGTCGTGCAGGCCCAGCGGCTGGCCCAGACGCGGACGGGGGCGGCCGGCGCGATCCTGATGGAGTCCTGCCTGCCGATCACCGGCGAGTGGGCGGTCGGTCCCTGGCCCGAGGGCGTCCCCGTGCAGATCCACGGGATGGACGCCGACGAGTACTTCGCAGGCGAGGGCGACATCGACGCAGCCCGAGAGATCGTGGACGAGGTCGGCGCGGCTGCCGAGTTGTACCTCTACCGCGGCGACGAGCACCTGTTCGAGGACAGCTCACTCGCGTCGTACGACGCCGCAGCGACCACCTTGCTGACCGAGCGGATCGTGGAGTTCCTCGGGCGGATCTGA
- a CDS encoding DUF4383 domain-containing protein, translating into MSQTPGSRVRASRHPVQLAAAIVGGVFLLVGILGFVPGVTAGYDQLSFAGHGSGALLLGLFAVSILHNIVHAGFGVAGLVLARTFGGARNFLIYGGVVYAVLWVYGLVIDHDSAANFVPVNTADNWLHLALAIGMIALGVLLGRGRAADTV; encoded by the coding sequence ATGTCGCAAACTCCCGGCTCGCGCGTCCGCGCCAGCCGTCACCCGGTCCAGCTCGCCGCGGCCATCGTGGGCGGGGTGTTCCTGCTGGTCGGCATCCTCGGGTTCGTCCCCGGCGTGACGGCCGGCTACGACCAGCTGTCGTTCGCCGGCCACGGATCCGGCGCGCTGCTGCTGGGCCTGTTCGCGGTGTCGATCCTGCACAACATCGTGCACGCAGGCTTCGGCGTCGCCGGGCTCGTGCTCGCCCGCACCTTCGGCGGTGCCCGCAACTTCCTGATCTACGGCGGCGTCGTCTACGCCGTCCTGTGGGTCTACGGACTGGTGATCGACCACGACAGCGCCGCCAACTTCGTCCCGGTCAACACCGCCGACAACTGGCTGCACCTGGCCCTGGCCATCGGCATGATCGCCCTCGGGGTGCTCCTCGGCCGAGGCCGCGCCGCCGACACCGTCTGA
- a CDS encoding fasciclin domain-containing protein codes for MRINRVGALGALAALTLTLAACGGGAEGTASGAPAAPMTPAPAAAAADGVTTNEDVFGPACSQLPQGEAPGSLNNMGPQPVASAASTNPLLTTLVTAVGKVDGLADTLNSQEAITVFAPYNGAFDEVKKALGNRAFNELLGDQQQLGGLLSYHVVPKRYDAEGLAEAKTVTELAGGQVTIGGTAAAPTITDGQGNTANVLCGNIPTDNATVFVIDKVLMPAG; via the coding sequence GTGCGCATCAACCGAGTCGGCGCTCTCGGCGCCCTGGCCGCACTGACCCTCACCCTGGCTGCTTGCGGCGGCGGTGCGGAGGGAACGGCATCCGGTGCACCGGCCGCGCCGATGACCCCGGCGCCGGCCGCAGCCGCCGCGGACGGCGTGACCACCAACGAGGACGTGTTCGGCCCCGCCTGCTCCCAGCTCCCACAGGGGGAGGCGCCCGGGTCGCTGAACAACATGGGCCCGCAGCCGGTGGCCAGCGCCGCCAGCACGAACCCGCTGCTCACCACGCTCGTCACCGCGGTCGGGAAGGTCGACGGGCTCGCCGACACCCTCAACTCGCAGGAGGCGATCACCGTCTTCGCCCCCTACAACGGCGCGTTCGACGAGGTCAAGAAGGCGCTGGGCAACAGGGCGTTCAACGAACTGCTGGGTGACCAGCAGCAGCTCGGCGGGTTGCTGTCCTACCACGTCGTGCCCAAGCGCTACGACGCCGAAGGCCTCGCCGAGGCCAAGACGGTGACCGAGCTGGCAGGCGGGCAGGTCACCATCGGTGGCACCGCCGCGGCCCCCACCATCACCGACGGTCAGGGCAATACCGCCAACGTCCTGTGCGGCAACATCCCGACCGACAACGCCACCGTGTTCGTCATCGACAAGGTCCTCATGCCCGCAGGCTGA
- a CDS encoding molybdopterin-dependent oxidoreductase, giving the protein MTRSEPAPPGAGVPRLPAAVVGVLAVAAAVGFGHLVAGVVSPASSPFLAVGDTVIRFSPRTLTEFAKTTFGVADKPILLAGMAVVIVAVAAGAGLASRRRSTPGVVVVAVLGVLALAAVVSAPVFAPADLVAPVVALVVGSAVFTGLHAIAVRSYRPVDPGARTDGGAGAGPSRRSVLIGSSAAVTVASLGAGAGGLLFSGVGDSRQRVTEQLARLRLVERAPAIPAGAAFPELGTPTFITPNRDFYRIDVALRVPAQRAQDWSMPIHGMVDNPFTLTFDDLLARPLVERTITMTCVSNPVGGDLISTANFVGVELRDLLLEAGVRPGADQVFTTSIDGWYTGTPTDVLLEPGRGALLAIGMNGEALPPEHGFPVRMVVPGLYGYVSATKWVVDMEVTTFDAAPGYWLERGWAQKAPIKVQSRIDTPRGFATVPAGRVTVAGIAWSQPTGISRVEVRMDGGPWRGAELSAEVGGDTWRMWRTEFELTPGSHTVQTRATDRNGVTQTEQRADPIPDGASGWPATIFTTA; this is encoded by the coding sequence GTGACCCGGTCCGAGCCCGCCCCACCGGGAGCGGGGGTCCCACGCCTCCCGGCCGCGGTGGTCGGGGTGCTGGCGGTGGCCGCGGCGGTGGGCTTCGGGCATCTGGTGGCCGGGGTCGTCTCGCCGGCGTCGTCACCGTTCCTGGCGGTGGGGGACACGGTGATCCGGTTCTCCCCACGGACCCTCACCGAGTTCGCCAAGACCACCTTCGGGGTGGCGGACAAGCCGATCCTGCTGGCCGGGATGGCAGTGGTGATCGTGGCCGTGGCCGCGGGCGCCGGGCTCGCGTCCCGCCGCCGCAGCACCCCGGGCGTGGTCGTGGTCGCGGTCCTGGGAGTGCTCGCCCTCGCCGCGGTGGTGTCCGCCCCGGTGTTCGCCCCAGCTGATCTCGTCGCGCCGGTCGTCGCGCTGGTGGTCGGCTCGGCGGTGTTCACCGGGCTGCATGCGATCGCCGTGCGCTCCTACCGGCCGGTCGACCCCGGCGCCCGCACCGACGGTGGTGCCGGTGCGGGACCGTCACGGCGCAGCGTGCTGATCGGCTCATCGGCCGCGGTCACCGTGGCATCGCTCGGCGCCGGCGCGGGTGGGCTGCTGTTCAGTGGGGTGGGCGACTCGCGGCAGCGGGTCACCGAGCAGCTGGCCCGGCTGCGGCTGGTCGAGCGGGCGCCGGCGATCCCCGCGGGGGCGGCGTTCCCCGAGCTGGGCACCCCCACCTTCATCACCCCGAACCGGGACTTCTACCGGATCGACGTGGCGCTGCGGGTGCCCGCCCAGCGCGCGCAGGACTGGTCGATGCCGATCCACGGCATGGTCGACAACCCGTTCACGCTGACGTTCGACGACCTGCTCGCCCGGCCGCTGGTCGAGCGCACGATCACGATGACGTGCGTGTCCAACCCGGTCGGCGGGGACCTGATCTCGACGGCGAACTTCGTCGGGGTCGAGCTGAGGGACCTGCTGCTCGAAGCCGGGGTGCGGCCGGGGGCCGATCAGGTCTTCACCACGAGCATCGACGGCTGGTACACCGGGACGCCCACCGACGTGCTGCTCGAACCCGGCCGCGGTGCCCTGCTCGCGATCGGCATGAACGGCGAAGCTTTGCCGCCGGAGCACGGGTTCCCGGTGCGGATGGTCGTGCCCGGCCTCTACGGCTACGTCTCGGCCACCAAGTGGGTCGTCGACATGGAGGTCACCACCTTCGACGCCGCACCCGGCTACTGGCTCGAACGCGGCTGGGCGCAGAAGGCACCGATCAAGGTGCAGTCCCGCATCGACACCCCGCGCGGCTTCGCCACCGTCCCCGCCGGCCGCGTGACCGTGGCGGGGATCGCCTGGTCCCAGCCCACCGGCATCAGCCGGGTGGAGGTCCGGATGGACGGCGGCCCGTGGCGCGGGGCGGAGCTCTCGGCCGAGGTCGGTGGCGACACCTGGCGGATGTGGCGGACCGAGTTCGAACTGACCCCCGGCAGCCACACCGTGCAGACCCGCGCCACCGATCGCAACGGCGTCACCCAGACCGAACAGCGCGCCGACCCGATCCCCGACGGCGCCTCCGGCTGGCCCGCCACCATCTTCACGACCGCCTGA
- a CDS encoding zf-HC2 domain-containing protein, with protein MDDTCRRSEDAVAFALHALEPDEEAALREHLAGCASCRATVADTELTAAALAAAVEQVDPPARLRGNILAQAARTPQTGRDPTPDATYSTGYRRPAGQDVAGARPPTDPARSATRSGGGSGPRRSQAGAEPQRGRGTSGPGRRRRRLVVAALALVAVVAVAGVGGLAAYTVQLQQQRDAQIAQSQALADVLTQVDRPGTSHATLSTSDGRPVGAVVAGTSARTVVTAGLPANDAATSIYVLWGVSTDAAPEPIGTFDVADGAPGPGVHQLGPAAGEQPFIGYAVSLEPGRVAPAAPTIVVASGQVQS; from the coding sequence GTGGACGACACCTGCCGGCGTAGCGAGGACGCCGTGGCGTTCGCGCTGCACGCACTCGAACCCGACGAGGAAGCAGCGCTGCGCGAACACCTCGCCGGGTGCGCGTCGTGCCGGGCGACCGTCGCCGACACCGAGCTCACCGCCGCCGCGTTGGCCGCAGCGGTCGAGCAGGTCGACCCGCCGGCCAGGTTGCGCGGGAACATCCTCGCCCAGGCGGCGCGGACCCCCCAGACCGGCCGCGATCCCACACCCGATGCGACCTACTCCACCGGTTACCGCCGTCCCGCCGGGCAGGACGTCGCCGGAGCTCGCCCCCCGACCGACCCGGCCCGATCGGCAACCCGGTCGGGCGGGGGTTCTGGTCCTCGGCGGTCGCAGGCCGGTGCCGAGCCCCAGCGCGGGCGCGGGACGAGCGGCCCGGGACGACGTAGGCGCCGGCTCGTGGTGGCCGCGCTCGCGCTGGTCGCGGTGGTGGCCGTGGCGGGCGTCGGTGGGCTCGCGGCGTACACGGTGCAGCTGCAGCAACAGCGCGACGCGCAGATCGCGCAGTCGCAGGCCCTGGCCGACGTGCTCACCCAGGTCGATCGCCCCGGAACCAGCCACGCCACGCTGAGCACCAGCGACGGCCGGCCGGTCGGCGCAGTCGTCGCGGGCACGTCCGCGCGGACGGTGGTCACCGCGGGTCTGCCGGCCAACGACGCCGCCACCAGCATCTACGTGCTGTGGGGCGTGAGCACCGACGCCGCCCCGGAGCCGATCGGCACGTTCGACGTCGCCGACGGTGCACCCGGCCCCGGCGTGCACCAGCTCGGTCCGGCCGCCGGGGAACAGCCGTTCATCGGTTATGCGGTCTCGCTCGAGCCCGGCCGGGTCGCACCGGCCGCACCCACGATCGTGGTGGCCAGCGGTCAGGTGCAGAGCTGA
- a CDS encoding sigma-70 family RNA polymerase sigma factor: protein MTDVELVRGVAAGSSSALADLYDRWGKRAYSLARRVCADEGLAEDVVQEAFVAVWRDPGRFDAERGSFGTWLLTLVHHKAVDAVRRESAARRRGERVEDDPATGQSVAPGADQAAIDAVAAGQVRDALAQLSGPQRQALALAYYGGYTQSEVALMTGVAVGTVKSRMFTGLRRLRDLLGPSLDDPAGNADDVQDARGSW, encoded by the coding sequence GTGACCGACGTGGAGCTGGTCCGCGGGGTGGCCGCGGGATCGTCGTCGGCTCTCGCCGACCTGTACGACCGATGGGGGAAGCGGGCGTACTCGCTGGCTCGTCGGGTCTGCGCGGACGAGGGCCTGGCCGAGGACGTGGTGCAGGAGGCGTTCGTGGCGGTGTGGCGCGATCCCGGCCGGTTCGACGCGGAGCGGGGCAGCTTCGGCACGTGGCTGTTGACGTTGGTGCACCACAAGGCGGTGGATGCGGTACGACGGGAGAGCGCGGCTCGCCGCAGGGGGGAGCGGGTCGAGGACGACCCCGCGACCGGGCAGTCGGTCGCGCCGGGCGCCGACCAGGCCGCGATCGACGCCGTCGCGGCCGGTCAGGTCCGGGACGCGCTCGCGCAGCTGTCCGGCCCGCAGCGCCAAGCGCTGGCGTTGGCCTACTACGGTGGCTACACCCAGAGCGAGGTCGCGCTGATGACCGGCGTGGCGGTGGGGACGGTGAAGTCGCGCATGTTCACCGGTCTGCGGCGGCTGCGGGACCTGCTCGGGCCTTCGCTCGACGACCCGGCCGGCAACGCCGATGATGTGCAGGATGCTCGGGGGTCGTGGTGA
- a CDS encoding endonuclease/exonuclease/phosphatase family protein: protein MSLSLIPGPPAASGLTPEVGTTAEDVVQRSADRGASADDPDGGPARRGPADRWYRAMGAALIACLVGCATVASGFDAGEPALRPPAPAVAAPVHVQVLQLNLCGSGFAGCYTGRSTAEAAAVIHVERPDVVTLNEVCHGDVPVLQRALADVVPGGVVTSAFHAALDGATGEAVRCRNGQEYGIGMVSRWPTPSGAAAGGGIYPIQDEQSSEGRAWLCLDGVATSAVAVCTTHLAHSEREVAGAQCRYLFGTIIPQVRARDGAPPVVLGGDLNLGSGSSPDLESCLPAGSADADDGGVQHVVATPELVVDSSRTIDMRGATDHPALLVTLAFQEPSGKTDVNRMLSRGEDRV from the coding sequence GTGAGCCTGTCGCTGATTCCCGGTCCGCCTGCGGCCTCGGGCCTGACGCCCGAGGTGGGCACAACCGCCGAGGACGTGGTGCAGCGGTCGGCCGACCGCGGCGCGTCGGCGGACGACCCGGACGGTGGGCCGGCGAGACGCGGCCCCGCCGACCGGTGGTACCGAGCGATGGGGGCGGCGTTGATCGCGTGCCTGGTCGGGTGCGCCACGGTGGCGAGCGGTTTCGACGCGGGCGAGCCCGCGCTTCGTCCGCCAGCCCCGGCCGTCGCAGCGCCGGTGCACGTGCAGGTGCTGCAGTTGAACCTCTGCGGCAGCGGGTTCGCGGGCTGCTACACCGGCCGTTCGACGGCCGAGGCGGCGGCGGTGATCCACGTCGAGCGGCCCGACGTGGTCACCCTGAACGAGGTCTGCCACGGCGACGTGCCGGTGCTGCAGCGAGCGCTCGCCGACGTGGTGCCCGGCGGCGTGGTCACTTCCGCATTCCACGCGGCGCTCGACGGGGCCACCGGGGAGGCGGTCCGCTGCCGCAACGGCCAGGAGTACGGCATCGGGATGGTCTCCCGATGGCCGACCCCGTCCGGGGCGGCCGCCGGCGGGGGGATCTACCCGATCCAGGACGAGCAGAGCTCGGAGGGGCGGGCATGGCTGTGTCTGGACGGCGTCGCCACCTCGGCCGTCGCCGTCTGCACCACGCATCTGGCCCACTCCGAGCGGGAGGTGGCGGGTGCCCAGTGCAGGTACCTGTTCGGCACGATCATCCCGCAGGTGCGGGCGCGGGACGGGGCCCCGCCGGTGGTGCTGGGAGGTGACCTGAACCTCGGCTCCGGCAGCAGCCCGGACCTCGAGTCCTGCCTGCCGGCCGGTTCCGCGGACGCCGACGACGGCGGCGTGCAGCACGTCGTGGCGACGCCCGAGCTCGTCGTCGACAGCTCCCGCACGATCGACATGCGCGGAGCCACCGACCACCCGGCCCTGCTCGTCACGCTCGCCTTCCAGGAACCTTCCGGGAAGACTGATGTGAACCGGATGCTGAGTCGCGGCGAAGACCGTGTGTGA
- a CDS encoding LLM class flavin-dependent oxidoreductase, which produces MEVSCAFPTALDSPDNIVLAERLGYARAWVYDTPQQSPDVWMTLALAAERTERIGLGPGVLVPSLRHPMVNAAATATLAALAPGRVAVSFGTGFTGRRAMGYRAITWSYMESYIRAYRGLLRGEVVEWEGAQMQMLHPDGHAPARPVDVPVLVGALGPKGHEVARELGDGLYVTLQLPEFMSEYSWVPYLAWGTVLDEGEASDSDHARVAGGPGWALAYHGAYEFGGPDAVRTLPGGEEWMGVVEKAPLEQRHLAVHTGHCVHLNEADRAAWDAGGHAMLQDVTISGTRDRVRRRLDELASHGVTELVFQPCGPDPGAELEKFLEAATS; this is translated from the coding sequence ATGGAGGTGTCCTGCGCTTTCCCGACCGCACTCGACTCGCCGGACAACATCGTTCTGGCGGAACGCCTCGGCTACGCCCGGGCCTGGGTCTACGACACGCCTCAGCAGAGCCCCGACGTGTGGATGACCCTCGCGCTGGCGGCCGAACGGACCGAGCGGATCGGGCTCGGCCCCGGCGTCCTGGTCCCGAGCCTGCGCCACCCGATGGTGAACGCAGCCGCGACCGCCACCCTCGCCGCCCTCGCCCCCGGCCGGGTCGCCGTCTCATTCGGCACGGGCTTCACCGGGCGCCGGGCCATGGGGTACCGCGCGATCACGTGGTCGTACATGGAGTCCTACATCCGCGCGTACCGGGGGCTGCTCCGCGGCGAGGTCGTCGAGTGGGAGGGCGCGCAGATGCAGATGCTGCATCCCGACGGGCACGCCCCCGCCCGGCCCGTCGACGTCCCCGTTCTCGTCGGCGCGCTCGGACCCAAGGGCCACGAGGTCGCCCGCGAGCTAGGTGACGGGCTCTACGTGACGCTGCAGCTCCCGGAGTTCATGAGCGAGTACTCGTGGGTGCCCTACCTGGCGTGGGGCACGGTGCTCGACGAGGGGGAGGCGTCGGACTCCGACCACGCTCGCGTCGCAGGCGGCCCCGGCTGGGCCCTTGCCTACCACGGCGCCTACGAGTTCGGTGGCCCCGACGCCGTGCGCACGCTCCCGGGTGGGGAGGAGTGGATGGGCGTCGTGGAGAAGGCGCCCCTCGAGCAACGGCACCTGGCGGTCCACACCGGTCACTGCGTCCACCTCAACGAGGCCGACCGGGCGGCGTGGGACGCGGGCGGCCACGCGATGCTCCAGGACGTGACGATCAGCGGCACCCGCGATCGGGTCCGGCGCCGCCTCGACGAGCTCGCCTCCCACGGGGTCACCGAGCTCGTGTTCCAGCCCTGCGGACCTGACCCGGGTGCCGAGCTCGAGAAGTTCCTCGAGGCGGCGACGTCCTGA
- a CDS encoding SMP-30/gluconolactonase/LRE family protein: MGRGRLTAGEPTVVLDGYSYLECPRWRDGRLWVSDFYTNQVVATDCRGTTEVVAEVPGQPSGLGFLPDGRALIVSMRDHRILVRSGSGGLSEHADLSGAVTGVLNDMIVDERGRAYVGNFGFDLMGGAALRYTTLTRVDPDGTVSTVAEDLGFPNGMVILDGGVLVVAETFAGRLTAFDIDEDGGLRNRRVWAQFGEAPQTEDVGEAVQRLQVAPDGICADAEGAIWVADAVGSRVIRVREGGEIIDEIAPGTGVFACMLGGDDGRTLFLCAAPSFPEHERRPVREAQLLAVHVDVPHAGLP, encoded by the coding sequence ATGGGGCGAGGACGGTTGACGGCCGGCGAGCCGACGGTCGTGCTGGACGGGTATTCCTACCTGGAGTGCCCGCGGTGGCGTGACGGCAGGCTGTGGGTCTCGGACTTCTACACCAACCAGGTCGTGGCCACCGACTGCCGCGGCACCACCGAGGTCGTTGCCGAGGTGCCCGGCCAGCCGTCCGGGCTCGGCTTCCTGCCCGACGGGCGGGCGCTCATCGTGTCGATGCGCGATCACCGCATCCTCGTGCGCAGCGGGTCGGGCGGGCTCTCCGAGCACGCCGACCTGTCCGGCGCCGTCACCGGAGTGCTCAACGACATGATCGTGGACGAGCGGGGTCGCGCCTACGTGGGCAACTTCGGCTTCGACCTCATGGGCGGCGCCGCCCTGCGCTACACCACGCTCACCCGGGTCGACCCGGACGGCACGGTCAGCACCGTGGCCGAGGACCTCGGGTTCCCCAACGGCATGGTGATCCTCGACGGGGGAGTCCTGGTCGTCGCCGAGACCTTCGCCGGGCGGCTGACCGCCTTCGACATCGACGAGGACGGCGGGCTGCGCAACCGGCGGGTGTGGGCGCAGTTCGGGGAGGCCCCGCAGACCGAGGACGTCGGGGAGGCCGTGCAGCGGCTCCAGGTCGCTCCCGACGGAATCTGCGCGGACGCCGAGGGTGCGATCTGGGTGGCCGACGCCGTCGGTTCCCGCGTGATCCGGGTCCGCGAAGGCGGCGAGATCATCGACGAGATCGCCCCCGGGACCGGGGTCTTCGCCTGCATGCTCGGCGGCGACGACGGCCGCACCCTGTTCCTGTGCGCGGCACCCTCGTTCCCCGAGCACGAACGCAGGCCCGTCCGCGAGGCCCAGCTGCTGGCCGTCCACGTCGACGTCCCGCACGCCGGGCTGCCCTGA